From the Ctenopharyngodon idella isolate HZGC_01 chromosome 3, HZGC01, whole genome shotgun sequence genome, one window contains:
- the LOC127508878 gene encoding uncharacterized protein LOC127508878, with protein sequence MASVSDVSLPLSAGEDTFELHAVQLELEALERQIRTLLEKQAELRERRTALKTSRADAHQSSVSLQRDFNTPASSTPCASLHRARAPRTRSSQPSFTPAPSHQGPWVLQQRKARARPRTRTSPPPPPPVFEVSTRNRFSPLREAERDAVVTGDSIVRHVHATTTKGKVRSHCFPGARVLDVATQVPAILNGAESIGAVVLHVGVNDTRLRQTEVLKQDFRSLIETVRATSPATRIIVSGPLPMYRRGHERFSRLFALNEWLMSWCTEQKLLFINNWNLFWERPRLFRADGLHPSRIGADLLSENISKTLRTV encoded by the coding sequence ATGGCGAGTGTATCGGATGTGTCTCTACctttgagtgcaggtgaggacacGTTCGAGCTGCATGCGGTGCAGTTGGAGCTGGAGGCTTTGGAACGACAGATTCGGACCCTTCTGGAGAAGCAGGCCGAGCTACGGGAGCGGCGAACAGCGCTGAAAACATCCCGTGCTGACGCTCACCAATCCTCGGTAAGTTTGCAGCGTGATTTTAACACTCCTGCTTCCTCTACGCCGTGTGCTTCTCTGCACAGGGCCCGAGCACCCAGAACGCGTTCATCCCAGCCCTCGTTCACTCCGGCGCCGTCACACCAGGGACCTTGGGTTCTTCAGCAACGGAAGGCGCGAGCCAGGCCTCGGACCAGGACCTCTCCCCCTCCGCCGCCCCCAGTCTTCGAGGTTTCGACGAGGAACCGCTTCTCCCCTCTTCGCGAGGCAGAACGCGATGCCGTGGTCACCGGAGACTCCATCGTCCGTCACGTCCACGCTACCACAACCAAAGGTAAGGTGCGCAGTCACTGTTTTCCTGGTGCTCGTGTTCTCGATGTCGCTACACAGGTTCCCGCGATCCTGAATGGCGCTGAGAGCATCGGAGCTGTTGTTCTGCACGTGGGGGTGAATGACACCAGGCTGCGGCAGACGGAGGTGCTGAAGCAGGACTTCAGGAGCCTGATCGAGACGGTACGAGCCACATCGCCCGCGACGAGGATCATTGTGTCCGGACCGCTTCCGATGTACCGACGTGGACATGAAAGGTTcagtagattatttgctttaaatgaatggttaatgtcttggtgtactgaacagaagctgctctttataaataattggaatcttttctgggagcgacctaggctcttccgtgctgatggcctgcaccccagcagaatcggagctgatcttctgtcggagaacatctccaagacgcttcgcaccgtatga